From Vidua macroura isolate BioBank_ID:100142 chromosome 5, ASM2450914v1, whole genome shotgun sequence, the proteins below share one genomic window:
- the LRTM2 gene encoding leucine-rich repeat and transmembrane domain-containing protein 2, which produces MLPTSAGHPWRSRFLMRWQEACLLGCWLSLCAAESFFACPSSCKCNSGNLEVDCSGLGLSSIPSDIPTNTRTFLFLNNKLSILPGAVFSNLSALQRLDLSNNFLDQLPQNIFSDLGNLTELQLRNNSIRALDKDLLQHTALLRQLDLSINGLAQIPSGIFDDLPALRSLSLRSNRLQSLDRVTFEPLTSLQQLQVGDNPWECDCNLRDFKHWMEWFSYRGGKIDQLACTLPKELKGKDMRMVPMEMFNYCSQLDDENSSTVLDNTGPPCTKGSPAPSKSKSGPETEVEPSVGCPQKQRYRPVSVRRAIGTVIIAGVVCGIVCIMMVVAAAYGCIYASLMAKYHRELKKRQPLMGDTEGEHEEQKQISSVA; this is translated from the exons ATGCTGCCTACAAGTGCTGGCCACCCGTGGAGGAGCAGGTTCCTCATGAGGTGGCAGGAGGCTTGTC tgcttggctgctggctctCATTATGTGCTGCTGAGTCCTTCTTTGCTtgtccttcctcctgcaaaTGTAACAGTGGCAACCTGGAAGTGGACTGCAGTGGCTTGGGCCTCTCTTCCATTCCCTCAGACATCCCCACAAACACCAGGACCTTCCTCTTTCTCAACAACAAACTCAgcatcctgccaggagcagtgTTTTCCAACCTCTCTGCTCTACAGAGGTTGGATCTATCCAACAACTTCTTGGACCAGCTCCCTCAGAACATCTTCAGTGACCTGGGGAACCtcacagagctccagctgagGAACAACAGCATCCGGGCCTTGGACAAGGACCTGCTACAACACACGGCCCTGCTGCGCCAGCTGGATCTCTCCATCAACGGCTTGGCCCAGATTCCTTCAGGCATCTTTGACGACCTGCCTGCTCTCCGCTCCCTCTCGCTCAGGTCCAATCGCCTGCAGAGCCTGGACAGGGTGACCTTTGAGCCTCTaaccagcctgcagcagctccaggttgGGGATAACCCCTGGGAATGCGACTGCAACCTCCGAGACTTCAAGCACTGGATGGAGTGGTTCTCCTACCGAG GTGGGAAAATCGACCAGCTGGCCTGCACCTTGCCCAAGGAGCTGAAAGGAAAGGACATGCGGATGGTGCCCATGGAGATGTTCAACTACTGCTCCCAGCTGGATGATGAGAACAGCTCTACAGTGCTGGACAATACTGGCCCACCTTGCACTAAAGGAAGCCCCGCTCCTTCCAAATCTAAATCAGGCCCAGAAACAGAAGTGGAGCCCAGTGTGGGATGCCCTCAGAAACAGCGGTACAGGCCTGTGAGCGTGCGCCGGGCTATTGGCACTGTGATCATTGCAGGGGTGGTTTGTGGCATCGTTTGCATCATGATGGTGGTGGCAGCTGCCTATGGTTGCATCTATGCCTCCCTCATGGCCAAGTACCACCGGGAGCTGAAGAAGAGGCAGCCACTCATGGGTGACACAGAAGGCGAACatgaagaacaaaaacaaatctCTTCTGTGGCGTGA